The genomic region AGCGCCTGCGGCGTGGCCACGCGACTGTTCAGCAGGCCTTCGACTTCCGGCAGCCGCGCCCACAGCGCCGTCAACTGGCGCCGAATTTCCATCGCGTCGTCCTGATTGCCGGCCTGCTGCGCCTGGCGCAAACGACCGGCGAGGAACATGCATTTCTCCCGCGCCCTGGCGCACAGCCCCGCCACGCGCCGGCCCACCAACGATTCGGGCAACAGGCATGGCGTCGGCGGTGTGTAAGGCAACGCAAGAAAACCGCCGCCCTCCTTGCGAATTCTCAGCAGCGGCAGGCAGACGGAATCCGCCTTGTTCAGTTGCGTGCACAAACGCGGATTCGGACGCCAGACCGTGATCGACTCGGGGTACTCGCCGCTGGTGAGATCCGGCAATGCGTCGCCGACCACCGACTGCAATCGCCCCTTGAGCGGCAGCAACTGACCGGCGCGCCACAGCGGGCTGACCGCCAGGTACACGGTGACGGTGGCGTTGTCCGTGGCGTCGATCGCTTCACTGACGTCGAGCTCCAGCATCGGCCCGACACCGGCCTGCAGATTGACCGGCAAACCGTCCGGCAACGTCGCCTGCAAATTGAGCAGGCGCACCAGCCCGGCGCTCAGTGCCGAGGGATCGAATTCGACGCGGGTCACGCCCCAGAACCACGGATTACACGCCTGGGCGAAATGCGCCACCAA from Pseudomonas sp. GGS8 harbors:
- the tssK gene encoding type VI secretion system baseplate subunit TssK yields the protein MSLLPDAVCWHEGMQLLPQHFQLQGLRAEALVAHFAQACNPWFWGVTRVEFDPSALSAGLVRLLNLQATLPDGLPVNLQAGVGPMLELDVSEAIDATDNATVTVYLAVSPLWRAGQLLPLKGRLQSVVGDALPDLTSGEYPESITVWRPNPRLCTQLNKADSVCLPLLRIRKEGGGFLALPYTPPTPCLLPESLVGRRVAGLCARAREKCMFLAGRLRQAQQAGNQDDAMEIRRQLTALWARLPEVEGLLNSRVATPQALYGLLLGLAGAWSALDPLAGVPAFAPLDFLELQRGYETVLDWLEKTLELIRAGYRSLAFERNEQSFSIQLPDDQPSQRLVIGLRMPNGASEQAASEWLRGAIIASQPHIPLLSRQRMSGLSHEAMSRNEQVAYGVGDDTRLFVVTAEGQWFNGQLPLLIAAPASRLASSPWQVVLFVAQASESA